A stretch of the Hyperolius riggenbachi isolate aHypRig1 chromosome 11, aHypRig1.pri, whole genome shotgun sequence genome encodes the following:
- the LOC137538313 gene encoding uncharacterized protein, whose protein sequence is MASQSILQSGNSHHFTPVPSHKPEESHQHKKLDEDELPEDNQEVLQHLENSFVKMKDKTEQKKRKKYKKCNYFAEEQDLDILYTDTENFECSIPRSSSNKKKRSPLEFLENLPPQQESQTEKANEIIGLPSPVNVKKLKRKKRVNFETHFSDNCSQLGKQPSPHGWSSEKKLKDHTTESLSSSLSSPTSLPKAFLVHKIGVHVKGEDRNSISDHSQELFITQKHFLAPDLPSCGSDDSPPLGQECQYKGIMKRRRSQSSSSKLRSPQSFFQNNVHSRVKQENFGAVLVEKSTQTDNIFSYLSLLTFLKKDKVLETCAEQPLDLSLPHRIRASSTLSLISAKDEDVIIVGSSSAKVKRKSKLISSPPHPLDESKFVQSILNSSYFFKGKGENGDFTPITPIIKMKEQPRKFPKKSPKTKKHYNRA, encoded by the coding sequence AAACTGGATGAAGATGAACTGCCAGAAGATAATCAGGAGGTCCTGCAACATTTAGAAAATTCTTTTGTGAAAATGAAAGATAAGACTGagcagaaaaagagaaagaaatacaaaaaatgtAATTACTTTGCAGAAGAACAAGACCttgacatactgtacacagacacagagaACTTCGAATGTTCCATCCCAAGAAGTTCTTCAAATAAGAAAAAGAGGTCGCCATTAGAATTTTTGGAGAACCTCCCACCACAACAAGAAAGCCAAACTGAAAAAGCAAATGAAATAATTGGCCTACCTTCTCCTGTTAACGtaaaaaaactcaagagaaaaaagcGAGTTAATTTTGAAACACATTTTTCTGACAATTGTTCTCAGTTGGGAAAGCAGCCTTCTCCACATGGATGGTCATCTGAGAAAAAGCTGAAGGATCATACGACTGAATCTTTGAGTTCTTCACTGTCTTCTCCGACCAGTCTACCCAAAGCTTTCTTGGTGCACAAGATTGGTGTTCATGTCAAAGGAGAAGATAGGAATAGTATTTCTGATCATAGTCAAGAACTCTTCATAACCCAGAAGCATTTTCTGGCCCCTGATCTTCCGAGCTGTGGCAGCGATGATTCACCACCCTTGGGTCAGGAATGTCAATATAAGGGGATAATGAAGCGAAGGAGAAGCCAAAGCTCCTCTAGTAAATTGAGGTCTCCTCAATCCTTCTTCCAGAATAATGTTCATTCAAGAGTTAAGCAAGAGAACTTTGGTGCCGTCTTGGTGGAGAAGTCTACTCAGACTGATAACATTTTTAGTTACTTGTCATTATTGACCTTCCTGAAAAAAGACAAGGTGTTGGAGACCTGTGCCGAACAGCCtcttgatctttcccttccacatCGTATAAGGGCTTCCTCTACACTTAGCCTTATCAGTGCCAAAGACGAAGATGTCATTATAGTAGGATCTTCTTCCGCCAAAGTGAAAAGGAAGTCAAAGTTGATTTCAAGCCCACCACATCCTTTGGATGAGTCAAAATTTGTTCAGTCAATTTTAAACTCTTCATACTTCTTCAAAGGTAAAGGAGAGAATGGTGATTTCACGCCTATCACACCGATCATCAAGATGAAGGAACAGCCCAGAAAGTTTCCAAAAAAATCACCCAAGACCAAGAAACACTATAACAGAGCATAA